The Streptococcus sp. VT 162 genome has a window encoding:
- a CDS encoding phosphoesterase — protein MTDYYVIGDVHGKAGMLEDLLKTWDGHTQLLFLGDLIDRGEDSRRVLEMVKDLVDNQGAICLSGNHEYMFLTWLNDPEESYDHYRRNGGDTTINSILGRPLDAPVDGVEDAKRVATEATDLVEFIRQMPFVVETDKYIFVHAGIDLTLDDWHETTDYKKVWLRKPFHEAENHTGKTIVFGHTPVYGLLKQDRGTADLWITEDDKIGMDGGAVYGGVLHGIVFTDQGMTEHHFIENDGFIAED, from the coding sequence ATGACAGACTATTATGTAATTGGAGATGTCCATGGGAAAGCAGGTATGCTGGAAGACCTTCTCAAAACCTGGGATGGTCACACCCAGTTGCTCTTTCTAGGGGATTTGATTGACCGAGGTGAAGATAGTCGCCGTGTTCTAGAAATGGTCAAGGACTTGGTGGACAATCAAGGGGCTATCTGTCTATCAGGAAACCACGAGTATATGTTTCTGACTTGGCTCAATGACCCAGAAGAAAGCTATGACCATTATCGTCGCAATGGTGGAGATACAACCATTAACTCAATCCTAGGTCGCCCCTTGGATGCACCAGTTGATGGCGTAGAAGATGCCAAGCGTGTTGCGACTGAAGCGACAGACTTGGTCGAATTTATCCGTCAAATGCCATTTGTAGTAGAGACAGACAAGTATATCTTTGTTCATGCGGGTATTGACTTGACCTTGGATGATTGGCATGAAACTACAGATTATAAAAAAGTCTGGCTCAGAAAGCCATTCCACGAAGCCGAAAATCATACTGGAAAAACCATTGTCTTTGGGCATACACCAGTTTATGGTTTGCTAAAGCAAGACCGAGGTACTGCTGATCTTTGGATAACAGAGGATGACAAGATTGGTATGGATGGAGGAGCTGTCTATGGTGGTGTCCTTCATGGGATCGTCTTTACAGACCAAGGAATGACAGAACACCACTTTATCGAAAATGATGGCTTTATTGCCGAAGATTAG
- a CDS encoding DNA protecting protein DprA, whose product MKITNYEIYKLRKAGLSNQQILTVLEYDETVDQELLLGDIAEISGCRNPAVFMERYFQIDDAQLEKEFQKFPSFSILDDCYPWDLSEIYDAPALLFYKGNLDLLKFPKVAVVGSRSCSSQGAKSVQKVIQGLENELIVVSGLAKGIDTAAHMAALQNGGRTIAVIGTGLDVFYPRANKRLQEHIGNHHLVLSEYGPGEEPLKFHFPARNRIIAGLCRGVIVAEARMRSGSLITCERAMEEGRDVFAIPGNILDGHSDGCHHLIQEGAKLISSGQDVLAEFEF is encoded by the coding sequence ATGAAGATCACAAACTATGAGATTTACAAATTGAGAAAAGCTGGGCTGAGCAATCAACAAATTTTAACAGTTCTTGAATACGATGAGACTGTAGATCAGGAGCTCTTGCTAGGTGATATTGCAGAAATATCTGGGTGTCGTAATCCTGCTGTCTTTATGGAACGCTATTTCCAGATAGATGATGCACAGTTGGAGAAGGAGTTTCAGAAATTTCCATCCTTTTCTATTCTTGATGACTGTTATCCTTGGGATCTGAGTGAGATTTATGATGCTCCAGCGCTCTTGTTTTATAAAGGAAATCTAGACCTGTTGAAATTTCCAAAGGTTGCTGTTGTAGGGAGTCGTTCATGTTCTAGTCAGGGAGCAAAGTCGGTTCAGAAAGTCATTCAAGGTTTGGAAAACGAGTTAATCGTGGTCAGTGGTTTAGCCAAAGGGATTGATACGGCTGCCCATATGGCTGCACTCCAGAATGGAGGGAGAACGATTGCTGTCATTGGAACAGGATTGGATGTTTTTTATCCCCGAGCCAATAAACGTTTGCAGGAACACATTGGCAATCACCATTTGGTACTTAGCGAGTACGGACCTGGTGAGGAACCCTTGAAATTTCACTTTCCAGCTCGTAATCGTATCATTGCTGGCCTTTGCCGTGGTGTGATTGTAGCAGAGGCAAGGATGCGTTCTGGTAGTCTTATTACTTGTGAGCGAGCTATGGAGGAAGGGCGTGATGTCTTTGCCATTCCAGGAAACATTTTAGATGGGCATTCAGATGGCTGTCACCATCTGATCCAAGAGGGAGCAAAGCTGATTAGCAGTGGTCAAGATGTGCTGGCTGAGTTTGAATTTTAA
- a CDS encoding elongation factor 4 has protein sequence MNLEDLKKRQEKIRNFSIIAHIDHGKSTLADRILEKTETVSSREMQAQLLDSMDLERERGITIKLNAIELNYTAKDGETYIFHLIDTPGHVDFTYEVSRSLAACEGAILVVDAAQGIEAQTLANVYLALDNDLEILPVINKIDLPAADPERVRTEIEDVIGLDASEAVLASAKAGIGIEEILEQIVEKVPAPTGDVTAPLKALIFDSVYDAYRGVILQVRVMDGVVKPGDKIQLMSNGKTFDVTEVGIFTPKAVGRDFLATGDVGYIAASIKTVQDTRVGDTVTLASNPAAEPLDGYKQMNPMVFAGLYPIESNKYNDLREALEKLQLNDASLQFEPETSQALGFGFRCGFLGLLHMDVIQERLEREFNIDLIMTAPSVIYKVNQTDGESMDVSNPSEFPDPTKIATIEEPYVKAQIMVPQEFVGAVMELAQRKRGDFVTMDYIDDNRVNVIYQIPLAEIVFDFFDKLKSSTRGYASFDYELSEYRPSKLVKMDILLNGDKVDALSFIVHKDFAYERGKLIVDKLKKIIPRQQFEVPIQAAIGHKIVARTDIKALRKNVLAKCYGGDVSRKRKLLEKQKAGKKRMKAIGSVEVPQEAFLSVLSMDEE, from the coding sequence ATGAACTTAGAAGATTTGAAAAAACGACAGGAGAAGATTCGGAACTTCTCTATTATCGCCCATATTGACCATGGGAAATCAACCCTAGCAGACCGCATTTTGGAAAAGACGGAGACGGTTTCTAGTCGTGAAATGCAAGCCCAACTTCTGGATAGTATGGATCTTGAGCGTGAACGTGGGATTACCATTAAACTCAATGCCATTGAGCTTAATTACACTGCGAAAGATGGTGAGACCTATATTTTCCACTTGATTGACACGCCAGGGCACGTGGACTTTACCTATGAAGTGTCGCGTTCGCTAGCTGCCTGTGAAGGAGCGATTTTGGTGGTTGATGCGGCCCAAGGGATTGAGGCGCAAACTCTTGCTAACGTTTATCTAGCCTTGGACAATGATTTGGAAATCTTGCCCGTCATTAACAAGATTGACCTTCCAGCAGCTGATCCAGAGCGTGTGCGTACAGAGATTGAGGATGTCATTGGACTAGATGCCAGCGAAGCGGTCCTGGCTTCAGCAAAAGCTGGTATTGGAATTGAAGAAATTCTTGAGCAAATCGTAGAGAAAGTTCCCGCACCAACTGGTGATGTAACGGCGCCACTCAAAGCATTGATTTTCGACTCCGTTTACGATGCTTATCGCGGGGTTATCCTTCAAGTGCGTGTCATGGATGGAGTTGTCAAACCTGGCGATAAGATTCAGCTCATGAGCAATGGCAAGACCTTTGATGTGACTGAGGTGGGAATTTTCACACCGAAAGCAGTTGGTCGTGATTTCCTTGCGACTGGTGATGTTGGTTATATTGCGGCTTCCATCAAGACGGTTCAAGATACGCGTGTTGGTGATACAGTGACCCTAGCAAGCAATCCTGCCGCAGAACCGCTAGATGGATACAAGCAGATGAATCCTATGGTCTTTGCGGGTCTTTATCCAATCGAATCAAACAAGTACAATGACCTTCGTGAAGCCCTTGAAAAGTTGCAGCTCAACGATGCCAGCCTGCAGTTTGAACCAGAAACATCTCAGGCCCTTGGATTTGGTTTCCGTTGTGGATTCCTTGGACTTCTCCATATGGATGTTATCCAGGAACGTTTGGAGCGTGAGTTCAACATTGACCTTATCATGACAGCTCCGTCTGTTATTTACAAGGTTAACCAAACTGACGGTGAGTCTATGGATGTGTCTAACCCCTCTGAATTTCCAGATCCGACTAAGATCGCGACCATTGAAGAACCTTATGTCAAGGCGCAAATCATGGTACCGCAGGAGTTTGTCGGAGCGGTTATGGAACTAGCTCAGCGTAAGCGTGGGGACTTTGTGACCATGGACTATATTGATGATAATCGTGTCAATGTTATCTATCAAATTCCACTTGCTGAAATTGTCTTTGACTTCTTTGATAAGCTCAAGTCTTCGACGCGTGGTTATGCAAGTTTTGACTACGAATTGTCAGAGTATCGTCCGTCTAAGCTAGTCAAAATGGATATCCTTCTCAATGGTGATAAGGTCGATGCCCTCAGCTTTATCGTTCACAAGGACTTTGCCTACGAACGTGGGAAACTCATTGTTGATAAGCTCAAGAAAATCATCCCTCGTCAACAATTTGAGGTACCAATCCAAGCAGCTATTGGGCACAAAATCGTGGCTCGTACTGATATCAAGGCTCTTCGTAAGAACGTACTTGCCAAATGTTATGGTGGTGACGTTTCTCGTAAACGCAAACTCCTTGAAAAACAAAAAGCTGGTAAGAAACGCATGAAAGCCATTGGATCAGTAGAAGTCCCACAAGAAGCCTTCCTTAGCGTCTTAAGCATGGATGAAGAATAG
- a CDS encoding DNA topoisomerase I, giving the protein MATATKKKKSTVKKNLVIVESPAKAKTIEKYLGRNYKVLASVGHIRDLKKSSMSVDIENNYEPQYINIRGKGPLINDLKKEAKKANKVFLASDPDREGEAISWHLAHILNLDENDANRVVFNEITKDAVKNAFKEPRKIDMDLVDAQQARRVLDRLVGYSISPILWKKVKKGLSAGRVQSVALKLIIDRENEINAFQPEEYWTIDGVFKKGTKQFQASFYGMNGKKMKLTTNEEVKEVLSHLTSKDFTVEQVDKKERKRNAPLPYTTSTMQMDAANKINFRTRKTMMVAQQLYEGINIGSGVQGLITYMRTDSTRISPVAQNEAASYINDRFGSKYSKHGSKVKNASGAQDAHEAIRPSSVFNTPESIAKYLDKDQLKLYTLIWNRFVASQMTGAIFDTMAVKLSQNGVQFAANGSQVKFDGYLAIYNDSDKNKMLPDMAVGDVVKQVNSKPEQHFTQPPARYSEATLIKTLEENGVGRPSTYAPTIETIQKRYYVRLAAKRFEPTELGEIVNKLIVEYFPDIVNVTFTAEMEGKLDDVEVGKEQWQRVIDEFYKPFSKEVAKAESEMEKIQIKDEPAGFDCEVCGSPMVIKLGRFGKFYACSNFPDCRHTQAIVKEIGVECPSCHQGQIIERKTKRNRIFYGCNRYPECEFTSWDKPIGRDCPKCGHFLVEKKVRGGGKQVVCSNGDYEEEKIK; this is encoded by the coding sequence GTGGCTACGGCAACAAAGAAGAAAAAATCAACAGTTAAAAAAAATCTAGTCATCGTGGAGTCGCCTGCTAAAGCGAAAACGATTGAGAAATATCTAGGCAGAAACTACAAGGTTCTAGCCAGTGTCGGGCATATCCGTGATTTGAAAAAATCCAGTATGTCAGTCGACATTGAAAATAACTATGAACCACAGTATATCAATATCCGAGGAAAAGGTCCTCTCATCAATGACTTGAAAAAAGAAGCCAAAAAGGCCAATAAAGTCTTTCTGGCGAGTGACCCGGACCGTGAGGGAGAAGCGATTTCCTGGCATTTGGCTCACATTCTCAACTTGGATGAGAATGATGCCAACCGTGTAGTCTTTAATGAAATCACCAAAGATGCAGTAAAAAATGCCTTTAAAGAACCTCGCAAGATTGACATGGACTTGGTCGACGCCCAACAAGCTCGTCGTGTCTTAGACCGCTTGGTAGGGTATTCGATTTCGCCTATTTTGTGGAAAAAGGTCAAGAAGGGCTTATCAGCAGGGCGTGTGCAGTCGGTTGCTCTTAAACTCATCATTGACCGTGAAAATGAGATCAATGCCTTCCAACCAGAAGAATACTGGACAATTGATGGTGTCTTTAAGAAGGGAACCAAGCAATTTCAAGCTTCATTCTATGGTATGAATGGCAAAAAGATGAAATTGACCACTAATGAAGAAGTCAAAGAAGTCTTGTCCCATTTGACTAGCAAAGATTTCACAGTAGAACAGGTAGATAAGAAAGAACGCAAACGCAATGCGCCCCTACCGTATACGACCTCAACCATGCAGATGGATGCTGCTAACAAGATTAATTTCCGTACTCGAAAGACCATGATGGTGGCCCAGCAGCTCTATGAAGGGATCAATATCGGATCGGGCGTGCAAGGTTTGATTACCTATATGCGTACAGACTCGACTCGTATCAGTCCAGTAGCTCAGAATGAAGCGGCAAGCTACATTAACGACCGTTTTGGTAGCAAGTATTCCAAGCATGGTAGCAAGGTAAAGAATGCCTCAGGTGCTCAAGATGCCCACGAAGCCATTCGTCCATCTAGCGTCTTTAACACACCAGAAAGCATCGCTAAGTACTTGGACAAAGACCAGCTCAAGCTCTATACCCTAATCTGGAACCGTTTTGTGGCCAGCCAGATGACGGGCGCTATCTTTGATACCATGGCTGTCAAACTCTCTCAAAATGGGGTTCAGTTTGCAGCGAATGGAAGCCAAGTCAAGTTTGATGGTTATCTTGCTATCTACAATGACTCAGACAAGAACAAAATGTTGCCAGATATGGCTGTTGGAGATGTGGTCAAGCAGGTCAATAGCAAGCCAGAACAACATTTCACTCAACCACCTGCTCGCTATTCGGAAGCGACTCTTATCAAGACCTTAGAAGAAAATGGGGTTGGACGTCCGTCAACCTACGCTCCGACCATTGAAACCATCCAAAAACGTTACTACGTTCGTCTAGCAGCAAAACGTTTTGAACCAACAGAGTTGGGTGAAATTGTTAATAAACTCATTGTTGAATATTTCCCAGATATTGTCAATGTGACCTTCACAGCTGAGATGGAAGGAAAACTGGATGATGTCGAGGTTGGAAAAGAGCAGTGGCAACGTGTCATTGATGAATTTTATAAACCATTCTCTAAAGAGGTAGCCAAGGCTGAATCCGAAATGGAAAAAATCCAGATCAAGGATGAGCCAGCTGGATTTGACTGTGAAGTTTGTGGCAGTCCAATGGTAATTAAGCTAGGACGTTTTGGTAAATTCTATGCTTGCAGCAACTTCCCAGACTGCCGTCACACACAAGCAATTGTCAAAGAGATTGGAGTCGAGTGTCCAAGCTGTCATCAAGGACAAATCATTGAACGCAAAACCAAGCGCAATCGTATCTTCTATGGTTGCAATCGCTATCCAGAATGTGAATTTACTTCCTGGGACAAACCAATTGGCCGTGACTGTCCAAAATGCGGACACTTCCTAGTGGAGAAAAAAGTCCGTGGTGGTGGCAAGCAGGTTGTATGTAGTAATGGCGACTACGAAGAGGAAAAAATTAAATAA